The following are encoded in a window of Flavobacterium cupriresistens genomic DNA:
- a CDS encoding saccharopine dehydrogenase: MMRKNILVIGGTGLVGKVILRILQKRNPDYNLFVGSRQLGNTTQDLVIDVTNPKTFKCVLDNKIDLIVLCTKDRNNEILKFAIANKLDYIDITKPTPDLIVAHDLAQDDNQNTNSHIVFSSGWMSGIVGSLVDFIAPDKREITEVNLYIYYSIKDLAGKSSAHFLAENVCKPFTSYKNNEPQKVKHFLDAEKFNFSFGLGKRMVYNLDVPDLFILNQIEKIPTVSVKMTYSSKFVTSLMGYFQSLKIFNILSLKERQLLFGSSGNGDQTVFEINVRTNTGTNTGTKKVSLQSVKGQAELTAFSTVLHIEKMLSTALPNGIYFSHQIHSPQEVYEALHNYSTINIKIS; the protein is encoded by the coding sequence ATGATGAGAAAAAACATTTTAGTAATTGGTGGAACAGGATTGGTAGGCAAAGTTATACTGCGCATTCTTCAAAAGAGAAATCCTGATTATAACCTGTTTGTAGGAAGCCGCCAATTAGGAAATACCACGCAGGATTTGGTTATTGATGTGACCAATCCAAAAACTTTTAAATGTGTTCTGGATAATAAAATCGATTTGATTGTATTGTGTACAAAAGATCGTAACAATGAAATTTTAAAGTTTGCAATAGCAAACAAACTGGATTACATTGATATTACAAAACCAACTCCGGATTTAATTGTGGCGCATGATTTAGCTCAAGACGATAACCAAAATACAAATAGCCATATTGTTTTTAGTTCCGGCTGGATGAGTGGAATTGTGGGGAGTTTAGTCGATTTTATAGCGCCGGATAAGCGTGAAATCACAGAAGTAAATTTGTATATTTATTATTCCATAAAAGATTTAGCTGGGAAAAGTTCTGCCCATTTTTTGGCTGAAAATGTATGTAAGCCATTTACTTCTTATAAAAATAATGAACCTCAAAAAGTCAAGCATTTTCTGGATGCTGAAAAATTTAATTTCTCATTCGGATTAGGAAAACGGATGGTTTATAATCTGGACGTTCCGGATTTGTTTATCTTAAATCAAATCGAAAAAATACCAACCGTTTCCGTAAAAATGACTTACAGTTCTAAGTTTGTTACCAGTTTAATGGGGTATTTTCAATCGCTAAAGATTTTTAACATCCTGTCTTTAAAAGAAAGACAATTGCTGTTTGGATCTAGTGGTAACGGAGATCAAACTGTTTTTGAAATCAATGTCCGAACAAATACCGGAACAAATACCGGAACAAAAAAAGTCAGTTTGCAAAGTGTTAAAGGTCAGGCCGAGTTGACTGCATTTTCTACCGTTTTACATATAGAAAAGATGTTGAGTACCGCTTTGCCCAATGGAATTTACTTTAGTCATCAAATACATTCGCCACAAGAAGTTTATGAGGCATTACATAATTACAGTACAATTAATATAAAAATAAGCTAA
- a CDS encoding TMEM175 family protein translates to MNKTRLEAFSDGVLAIIITIMILEIKVPAGHEFADLKPLIPKFLSYVLSFIYVGIYWNNHHYLVHGLSKVNGKVLWSNLHLLFWLSLIPVSTGWMGEHNFAKASLALYGVILMLCAIAYNILQNNIIQVEGKDSSLSKALGKDLKGKASVVLYFIGIVSSFYSEWISGGCYLTVAFLWLIPDRRIENVFNSAEKTIDS, encoded by the coding sequence ATGAATAAAACAAGACTGGAAGCTTTTAGTGATGGTGTGCTGGCCATTATTATAACGATTATGATTTTGGAAATTAAAGTTCCCGCTGGCCATGAGTTTGCAGATTTAAAACCACTTATTCCAAAGTTTTTAAGTTATGTTTTAAGTTTTATCTATGTCGGAATTTATTGGAACAATCATCATTATTTAGTGCATGGATTGTCGAAAGTGAATGGAAAAGTGCTTTGGAGCAACCTGCATTTGCTTTTCTGGTTGTCATTGATTCCGGTTTCAACGGGTTGGATGGGAGAACATAATTTTGCAAAAGCTTCCTTAGCATTATACGGAGTCATTCTGATGCTCTGTGCGATAGCGTACAACATACTTCAAAATAATATCATTCAGGTAGAAGGAAAAGATTCTTCGTTAAGTAAAGCGCTGGGAAAAGATTTAAAAGGGAAAGCTTCTGTAGTTTTATACTTCATCGGTATAGTTTCTTCGTTTTATAGCGAATGGATTTCCGGAGGGTGTTATCTGACGGTAGCTTTTTTATGGTTGATTCCGGACAGAAGAATTGAGAATGTTTTTAACTCAGCCGAAAAAACAATAGACTCATAA
- the ppk1 gene encoding polyphosphate kinase 1, with the protein MYEQKYIDREKSWLAFNARVLQEAGDNTVPLLDRLRFVGIFSNNLDEFFRVRYAAIRRLSLSGISGEKYLGGVSAHQLIKDITEIVIQQQSESLRILGNIEAELEAENIFIINENQITEAQEHFLRDFFTQKLSPELVTIILNDLAEFPVLKDTLGYLAIRLEMNTNDEVRYAVVEIPKTINRFVVLPSNDDKQYVILIDDVIRHNLSNIFNIFDYKSVSAHMIKITRDAQLDIDSDLSKSMLEKIATSVKDRRIGEPVRFIYDSLIEDDTLRFFLDKMKIVETDSIIPGGRYHNRRDYMSFPNLGRYDLLYKTNDPLPIPGLSLEGSILQKIGKKDYLLHAPYQSFSYLTKFLREAALDPKVVSIKITLYRLAKNSQIISSLINAAKNGKRVVVQIELQARFDEASNISYAEQMQTEGIELIFGIKSLKVHSKICVIERVEEGKTRRYGFISTGNFNESTAKIYTDVTLFTCHPGILKDISKIFEFFDINYRVHRYKHLIVSPHYTRTKFIKLIDREILHALAGRKTHIKLKMNSLSDFKMIDKLYEASNAGVKIQLQVRGICSLIPGIPGMSENIEAISIVDNYLEHSRVYIFGNAGLTEVYISSADFMTRNLDGRVEVTCPIYDLEIKKELIDNFNIAWKGNVKVRYHSYKLDNKYKARNHHAPFRAQLETYKYYQHKIEKIEKIPQKIS; encoded by the coding sequence GTGTACGAACAGAAATATATCGATAGAGAAAAAAGTTGGTTAGCGTTTAATGCAAGAGTACTTCAGGAAGCAGGAGATAATACCGTTCCACTTTTAGACAGGTTGCGTTTTGTTGGAATTTTTTCGAACAATTTAGATGAATTTTTTCGAGTTCGTTATGCCGCAATCAGAAGACTAAGTCTTTCGGGTATTTCTGGTGAAAAATATCTAGGCGGAGTCTCTGCCCATCAGTTAATTAAGGATATCACTGAAATTGTAATTCAGCAACAATCAGAAAGTTTACGCATTTTAGGAAATATTGAAGCCGAACTGGAAGCCGAAAATATCTTTATTATCAACGAAAATCAGATTACAGAAGCACAGGAACATTTTCTGAGAGACTTTTTCACTCAAAAATTAAGCCCCGAATTAGTTACTATTATCCTGAATGATTTAGCAGAGTTTCCGGTTTTGAAAGATACTTTAGGGTATTTGGCCATTCGTTTAGAGATGAACACCAATGATGAAGTTCGATATGCGGTTGTTGAAATTCCTAAAACGATAAACAGATTTGTGGTATTACCTTCCAATGACGATAAACAATATGTGATCTTAATCGATGATGTAATCCGTCATAACCTGAGTAATATTTTCAATATTTTCGATTATAAAAGTGTCTCTGCCCACATGATCAAAATTACGCGTGACGCGCAATTAGACATCGATAGTGATTTGAGCAAAAGTATGCTCGAAAAAATTGCTACATCGGTAAAAGACAGAAGAATAGGAGAACCGGTTCGTTTTATTTACGATAGTTTAATCGAAGACGATACATTACGTTTCTTCTTAGATAAAATGAAAATTGTGGAAACAGACAGTATAATTCCCGGTGGAAGATATCATAATCGCCGTGATTATATGAGTTTTCCAAATCTCGGAAGATATGATTTGTTGTATAAAACCAATGATCCTTTGCCCATTCCGGGATTGAGTCTTGAAGGAAGTATACTGCAGAAGATTGGTAAAAAAGATTATTTGTTGCACGCTCCTTATCAGTCGTTTTCGTATCTGACTAAATTTTTGCGTGAAGCCGCATTAGACCCAAAAGTAGTAAGTATAAAAATTACGTTATATCGTTTGGCTAAGAATTCGCAGATTATTAGTTCCTTGATCAATGCGGCAAAAAACGGTAAGAGAGTAGTAGTACAGATTGAACTTCAGGCTCGTTTTGATGAGGCAAGTAATATCTCGTACGCCGAACAAATGCAGACGGAAGGCATCGAACTTATTTTCGGTATCAAAAGTCTTAAAGTGCACAGTAAAATATGTGTCATCGAGAGAGTTGAAGAAGGTAAAACCCGTCGTTACGGATTTATTTCTACCGGAAATTTCAACGAATCGACGGCAAAAATTTATACCGATGTAACGTTGTTTACCTGTCATCCCGGTATTTTGAAAGACATTTCAAAAATATTCGAATTTTTTGATATCAATTACAGAGTTCACCGATACAAACATTTAATTGTATCACCACATTATACAAGGACAAAATTTATAAAATTGATAGACCGTGAAATTTTACATGCGTTAGCCGGTAGAAAAACACATATCAAGTTAAAAATGAATAGTTTGTCGGACTTTAAAATGATCGATAAATTATACGAAGCAAGTAATGCAGGTGTGAAAATTCAGCTTCAGGTAAGAGGAATTTGCTCATTAATACCGGGGATTCCGGGAATGAGTGAGAATATCGAAGCAATCAGTATTGTAGATAATTATTTAGAACATTCAAGAGTTTATATTTTTGGAAATGCAGGATTAACAGAGGTTTACATTTCATCAGCAGATTTTATGACCAGAAACCTCGATGGACGAGTAGAAGTAACTTGTCCGATTTATGATCTTGAAATCAAAAAAGAACTAATTGATAATTTTAATATTGCCTGGAAAGGAAATGTAAAAGTGAGATATCATTCCTATAAACTAGACAATAAGTATAAAGCTCGTAATCACCATGCTCCATTCAGAGCACAGCTTGAAACCTATAAATATTACCAGCACAAAATTGAGAAAATCGAAAAAATTCCGCAAAAAATTAGTTAA
- a CDS encoding SixA phosphatase family protein produces the protein MKNLILIRHAKSSWEAPLKDFDRPLMKRGILDAHEVSGIISNFLPKTYIIWSSTAARASETALIFAQNISYPIESIVYKDDLYTFDDKQLEKVIKLCDNSFESVILFGHNEAITNFVNKFGDVFIENVPTSGFVSLKFDSESWDTINKGRTHKTIFPKDLKKI, from the coding sequence ATGAAAAATTTAATTTTGATACGACATGCAAAATCCAGTTGGGAAGCTCCTTTAAAAGATTTTGACAGACCTTTAATGAAAAGAGGAATTTTAGATGCTCATGAAGTATCTGGAATTATTTCTAATTTTTTGCCCAAGACTTATATTATTTGGAGTAGTACGGCCGCTCGTGCTTCTGAAACGGCTCTAATTTTTGCTCAAAACATCTCCTATCCCATAGAAAGTATCGTGTACAAGGACGATCTTTATACTTTTGATGATAAACAACTTGAAAAAGTGATCAAATTGTGCGATAATAGTTTCGAAAGTGTTATTCTTTTCGGACATAACGAGGCTATTACAAATTTTGTTAATAAATTTGGGGATGTTTTTATAGAAAATGTTCCCACCTCAGGATTTGTATCGCTAAAGTTTGATTCAGAAAGCTGGGATACGATCAATAAAGGCAGAACACATAAAACAATTTTCCCCAAAGATTTAAAAAAAATATAG
- a CDS encoding Crp/Fnr family transcriptional regulator produces MKSTFQSLQILPLHELDKLDDLITKKRLKKGDFLIQENQIAKEIVLIKSGALRSFYINTEGEEITNCITFENEFMTAFTSLITQQPTEENIQALFDTELEVISHDTIEQLYENSIHWQKVGRIIAQMQYISLEQRILSFQKLTGKERYETLSKNHPNYIKLIPLQYLASFLGVTPRHLSRIRKAVL; encoded by the coding sequence ATGAAATCAACATTTCAATCTCTTCAGATTTTACCGCTACACGAATTGGACAAGCTGGACGATTTAATTACCAAAAAAAGATTAAAAAAGGGAGACTTTTTAATTCAGGAAAATCAAATTGCTAAAGAAATTGTTCTTATAAAATCAGGAGCTTTACGCTCGTTTTATATCAACACAGAAGGTGAAGAAATCACCAATTGCATTACATTCGAGAATGAATTTATGACTGCTTTTACCAGTCTTATTACGCAGCAACCAACAGAAGAAAATATTCAGGCCTTATTTGATACTGAACTCGAAGTGATAAGTCACGATACTATAGAACAGCTTTATGAAAATAGTATTCATTGGCAAAAAGTCGGACGCATTATTGCTCAAATGCAGTATATAAGTTTAGAACAACGCATTTTATCTTTTCAAAAACTTACCGGAAAAGAGCGTTACGAAACACTTTCTAAAAACCATCCCAATTATATCAAGTTAATTCCATTACAGTATTTAGCTTCTTTTTTAGGAGTTACGCCAAGGCATTTAAGTCGCATTCGGAAAGCGGTTTTATAG
- a CDS encoding NAD(P)H-dependent oxidoreductase, with amino-acid sequence MKNILIINGHPNSKSFNFAIADAYEKGALQSQTSVETITIADLKFNPNLQFGYQKRTELEPDLLEAWKKIQKADHLVWVHPVWWGGLPAITKGFIDRLFLPGMAFQYKENSVWWDKLLKGKTAHIITTLDQPGWYYRLFYGRPSVNQLKKSTLEFCGVKPVKVTYIGIVKSANELQRAKWLQKVYDLGVKNR; translated from the coding sequence ATGAAAAATATACTTATTATCAACGGACACCCCAATTCCAAGAGTTTTAATTTTGCAATCGCCGATGCTTACGAAAAAGGAGCGTTACAATCTCAAACTTCAGTAGAAACCATTACAATTGCCGATTTAAAGTTTAATCCAAACCTGCAATTCGGTTATCAGAAAAGAACCGAATTAGAACCGGATTTACTCGAAGCCTGGAAGAAAATTCAAAAAGCAGACCATCTGGTTTGGGTACATCCTGTTTGGTGGGGAGGTTTACCTGCGATCACAAAAGGATTTATTGACCGATTGTTTTTGCCGGGAATGGCTTTTCAATACAAAGAAAATTCCGTTTGGTGGGATAAACTCCTAAAAGGGAAAACGGCACATATCATCACAACTCTGGATCAGCCGGGTTGGTATTACCGCTTGTTTTACGGAAGACCAAGTGTCAATCAGTTGAAAAAATCAACACTGGAATTCTGCGGAGTAAAACCGGTAAAAGTTACTTATATAGGAATAGTAAAATCTGCCAATGAACTTCAAAGGGCAAAATGGCTCCAAAAAGTTTATGATTTAGGAGTTAAGAATAGATGA
- a CDS encoding Ppx/GppA phosphatase family protein — MISIKKYAAIDIGSNAMRLLISNVVEQDGKEPQFNKSSLVRVPIRLGQDAFTVGEISEQNIDRMVDAMKAFSLLMKVHKVERYMAFATSAMREAYNAKEVVALIKKKADIKIEIIDGKKEAAIIASTDLHHLLKTDETYLFVDVGGGSTEFTLFSDGKMINSRSFKAGTVRLLNNMVCDVVWDEIEKWIKTNTEGYEEVTLIGSGGNINKLFKMSGKQQEKPLSYIYINSQYAFLNSLTYEQRIAELGLNSDRADVIIPATRIYLNAMKWSGARQIYVPKIGLSDGIVKAMYYGKI; from the coding sequence ATGATTAGTATAAAAAAATACGCAGCGATTGATATTGGATCGAATGCCATGAGGCTTCTGATATCGAATGTTGTAGAACAAGATGGCAAAGAACCACAATTTAATAAAAGTTCGCTTGTTCGTGTTCCGATTCGTTTGGGACAGGATGCTTTTACAGTTGGAGAAATTTCAGAACAGAATATAGATCGAATGGTAGATGCTATGAAAGCATTTAGTCTTTTGATGAAAGTACATAAAGTAGAACGCTATATGGCGTTTGCAACTTCGGCAATGCGTGAGGCCTATAATGCCAAAGAAGTTGTGGCTTTGATTAAGAAAAAAGCCGATATAAAAATCGAGATTATAGACGGTAAAAAAGAAGCAGCCATAATTGCTTCGACAGATTTGCACCATTTATTAAAAACAGATGAAACCTATCTTTTTGTAGATGTGGGCGGTGGTAGTACAGAATTCACATTATTTTCTGATGGAAAAATGATTAATTCAAGATCATTCAAAGCAGGAACCGTTCGTTTGCTGAATAATATGGTTTGCGATGTCGTTTGGGATGAAATCGAAAAATGGATCAAAACCAATACCGAAGGTTACGAAGAAGTTACACTTATCGGATCCGGTGGAAACATCAATAAATTGTTTAAAATGTCCGGAAAGCAACAGGAAAAACCGCTTTCGTATATTTACATCAATTCACAATACGCCTTTTTAAATTCATTAACGTACGAGCAGAGAATTGCAGAATTAGGATTAAACTCCGATCGTGCCGACGTAATTATTCCCGCAACAAGAATTTATCTGAATGCAATGAAATGGAGTGGTGCCCGTCAAATCTATGTCCCAAAAATCGGACTTTCTGACGGAATCGTAAAAGCAATGTACTACGGTAAAATTTAG